A section of the Rhipicephalus sanguineus isolate Rsan-2018 chromosome 11, BIME_Rsan_1.4, whole genome shotgun sequence genome encodes:
- the LOC119374313 gene encoding putative nuclease HARBI1, giving the protein MPCLVGVVEDLYSSGLEGELRLGERLLGSTQIHETTETDRTAPGPLSTTLRWLHMGLLSTGTHDNPDGNDNNDGASHDAEALPPPQRVRAPRQVYLRGQQQRNLGVNLFRGPWGSIAQHLRRVLCALRFFTTGSFQSSVGSEETVAVTQPAVSKSVRRVAQTIVNAGTRNKRVHFPRTAEEKAAVTEGFLRLGSLPGVIGCVDGSFVAIVAPRGQQKAAFFCRKGYYALNVMFICDADMPIFAVDPLRPGSDHDSHIWGTTWVRERFEEGRIDTTGEYLLGDSAYPLEPWLLVPVPGHPHKDSRRQVQHCTCFQPKSRVG; this is encoded by the exons ATGCCATGCCTCGTGGGCGTCGTGGAGGACCTCTATTCGTCGGGACTGGAAGGTGAACTGCGGCTTGGTGAACGCTTGCTTG GGTCCacgcagatacacgagacaacAGAGACTGACAGGACAGCGCCAGGTCCT ctctccacaacattgcgctGGCTGCATATGGGCCTGCTCTCGACGGGGACACATGACAACCCTGACGGCAATGACAACAACGATGGCGCCAGCCACGACGCTGAGGcgctaccaccaccacaacgggttCGAGCACCGCGGCAGGTTTACCTGAggggccagcagcagcgcaacctcGGGGTGAACCTCTTCAGAGGCCCATGGGGTTCGATAGCTCAGCACCTGCGGAgg GTATTGTGCGCCCTGCGTTTCTTCACCACCGGGTCCTTCCAGTCGTCGGTGGGAAGCGAGGAGACCGTAGCGGTGACGCAGCCCGCGGTCAGCAAGAGTGTGCGACGTGTGGCTCAGACTATCGTCAACGCCGGGACCCGCAACAAGCGGGTTCACTTCCCGCGAACGGCGGAGGAGAAGGCGGCCGTGACGGAGGGATTCCTTCGGCTTGGATCTTTGCCCGGCGTCATCGGGTGCGTAGACGGTAGCTTCGTCGCCATCGTGGCACCAAGGGGTCAACAGAAGGCGGCGTTCTTCTGCCGGAAAGGGTACTACGCCCTTAACGTCATGTTT ATATGCGACGCGGACATGCCAATCTTCGCTGTCGACCCGCTGCGACCGGGGTCGGACCACGACAGCCACATCTGGGGCACGACGTGGGTCCGCGAACGTTTCGAAGAGGGCCGCATTGACACGACTGGCGAGTACCTTCTCG gtgacagcGCCTACCCCCTCGAGCCATGGCTTCTGGTCCCAGTTCCAGGCCACCCTCACAAAGATAGCAGAAGGCAAGTACAACACTGCACATGCTTC